The proteins below come from a single Solea senegalensis isolate Sse05_10M linkage group LG2, IFAPA_SoseM_1, whole genome shotgun sequence genomic window:
- the gjc4b gene encoding gap junction gamma-1 protein encodes MSWSFLTRLLDEISNHSTFVGKIWLTLLIVFRIVLTAVGGESIYYDEQSKFVCNTQQPGCENVCYDAFAPLSHIRFWVFQVIMITTPTIMYLGFAMHKIARMEDDDYRPRNRRRMPIVSRGANRDYEEAEDNGEEDPMILEEIEPEKDKEVVEKPSKKHDGRRRIKRDGLMKVYVFQLFSRAIFEVSFLFGQYILYGLEVAPSYVCTRSPCPHTVDCFVSRPTEKTIFLLIMYAVSALCLLFTMLEILHLGISGIRDCFCGPRSRPPTPRHPALASQRSSISRQPSAPPGYHTALKKDPTGKMGFRDNLGDSGRESFGDEASSRELERLRRHLKLAQQHLDLAYQNEENSPSRSSSPESNGTAVEQNRLNFAQEKQSSTCDKGLRA; translated from the exons ATGAGCTGGAGCTTCCTCACGCGTCTGCTGGATGAGATCTCCAATCACTCCACCTTCGTGGGAAAAATATGGCTCACTCTCCTCATCGTCTTCCGCATCGTGCTGACGGCGGTCGGGGGCGAGTCGATCTACTACGATGAACAGAGTAAATTTGTGTGTAACACACAGCAACCTGGTTGCGAGAACGTGTGCTACGATGCGTTTGCGCCGCTCTCGCACATTCGTTTCTGGGTCTTCCAGGTGATTATGATCACCACCCCCACCATCATGTACCTTGGTTTTGCTATGCACAAGATCGCCCGAATGGAGGACGACGACTACCGGCCCCGGAACAGGAGGAGGATGCCGATCGTGAGCCGTGGTGCCAACCGGGACTACGAGGAAGCCGAGGACAATGGGGAGGAGGACCCCATGATCCTGGAGGAGATTGAGCCAGAAAAGGATAAGGAAGTTGTTGAGAAACCCAGCAAAAAGCACGATGGACGCCGCCGCATCAAAAGAGATGGCCTCATGAAGGTCTACGTGTTTCAGCTGTTTTCGCGTGCCATCTTTGAGGTCTCGTTTCTATTTGGACAATACATCCTTTATGGATTAGAAGTGGCGCCGTCCTACGTATGCACTCGCTCGCCCTGCCCGCACACCGTCGATTGCTTCGTGTCACGTCCCACAGAGAAAACGATCTTCCTACTCATCATGTACGCCGTCAGCGCCTTGTGTCTGCTCTTCACCATGCTGGAGATCCTCCACCTCGGCATTAGTGGCATTCGCGACTGCTTCTGCGGTCCGCGGTCTCGGCCTCCCACCCCTCGTCACCCAGCTCTGGCCAGCCAGAGGTCGTCCATCTCCCGCCAGCCCTCTGCGCCTCCGGGCTACCACACGGCTTTAAAGAAGGACCCAACAGGAAAAATGGGCTTCAGGGACAACCTGGGAGACTCAGGCCGTGAGTCATTTGGGGATGAAGCCTCATCGCGGGAGCTGGAGAGGCTGCGCAGACACTTAAAACTGGCCCAGCAACATCTGGACCTGGCCTACCAAAATGAGGAGAACAGCCCGTCACGCAGCAGCAGTCCGGAGTCCAACGGCACCGCAGTCGAGCAGAACAGACTAAATTTTGCCCAGGAGAAGCAGAGCAGCACATGTGATAAAG GTCTCCGTGCGTAG
- the LOC122759778 gene encoding lactase-phlorizin hydrolase-like: MKSPLWLLCLFVLCLRECWSNGENGQDFMLLAGPLTMQFSTDGGVNDALYDCSHPIPPRFRQYFEYLTSRGVTHFKVPLSWAQLLPTGRPDQPQQSVVTCYRSLLKQLLHVGLQPLVVLHGSTVPEALRSRYGGWESQELVNRFQQYAEFAFQEFGGLAHSWVTLSDLGDVWRELESKVSPKQNFLQLNREIYRVYHQLHEAGGRLSLGLKAQDLGIIPQIKDSTTMDFLSVHTEYHCASTADFTNDLRNIQMYSGNLPILIYEMTAPDCPYGDFKLLGKILQVLNNNNLNIVGFDMRDVLGTLDMQDAGVSIPDYTGTIESRNTYQTVWDTFKAQLTTQRDSFLNESFPADFQWATSSESFKVEGGWSEGGKGETIWDRFGHQDMAFANQTADLACDSFHKVDYDVYLLRGLHVTTYQFSISWARIFPSGHRSSQSEKGALYYDKLINALIDSGIQPVVTLFHWDLPQALQDHGGWTNTSIVEAFKDYADFCFSRFGDKVKTWNTFSSPWVVSHAGYGTGEHPPGIKDYVVASYQATHNILKSHAETWHVYNDKYRAKQGGKVGIALNSDWAEPKDPSSPEDIAAADRYLQFMLGWFAHPIFVDGDYPATLKAQIEEKRKECPLSEPARLPVFTPEEKKRIRGTADFLGLNHYTSRLVNNSDGGCTPGPQAVGDFQAHVDPSWSSTASDWIYSAPWGLRRLLNYISKEYLNVTKVPVHITGNGMPTDYKGDTLKDTSRIDYMRSYINEALKAIHLDGVNVQRFTVQSLMDGFEGPQGYSERFGLHHVNFDLSDRPRTPKQSAYFYSEVIEKNGFASKKQLVHVREVNNMQPHRVSPMPPSTVPSQAKDVWRKFSSQSNFQRKLYHYGTFPHGFSWGVSSSAYQIEGGWNADGKGPSVWDTFTQKPGSIPGNPTGDVACDSYHRLDEDLYMLRALRAKSYRFSLSWSRIFPDGRRTSMNQKGVDFYNRLIDGLLAYNITPMVTLYHWDLPQALQTIKGWDNTEMIDIFNDFCDFCFATFGNRVKFWMTFNQPYTIAWSGYGLGQIPPNVKSPAIAPYRVAHNLIKAHAKAYHTYDDKYRKSQGGLVSIALNADWIEPKDVNVPREVEAADRALQFQLGWFAHPIFKNGDYPDAMKWQVGNKSELQGLSGSRLPSFTDEEKSFIRGTADMFCINHYTTKISSHATLRLTPQSYEYDKDVSEAEEGDSPTTAISNQRAVAWGLRRLLNWIKEEYGGPDIYITENGVSTDSKTTWDDSTRVFYFKTYIDEALKAHDLDGVKVKGYVATSLMDSFEWLHGYKVGFGLHHVDFTNPNRPRTPKYSAHYYYQVMRDNGFPTPDDEKMLYGHFRKNFIWSTATASYQIEGGWREDGKGLSIWDKFAHTPLRVFNDDDGDIACDSYHKVEEDVAMLKQLKVTHYRFSISWSRVLPDGTTKHINEAGLNYYHRLVDALLAENIQPHITLYHWDLPQALQDIGGWENDTIIAKFRDYADVIFGRLGPKVKFWITINEPYNIANVGHGYGAAAPGISFRPGTAPYNVGHNLIKAHAEAWHLYNDKYRATQKGIISITINSDWSEPRNPYKQEDVDAARRVVQFYIGWFAHPIFNGDYSPTMKTIIRERSLAAGLAKSRLPEFSPEEIKRIKGTHDYFAFNHYTTVLAFPVDYKNLQHYDADRGAGTVADRTWLDSGSGWLKVSPFGFRRILNFIKQEYGNPPIIITENGVSERGPVDLNDIHRSHFYEKYINQVLKAYLLDGVDIRGYTAWSLMDNLEWATGYEDRFGLFYVNRSDPKLPRVPKSSVKLYSTIITCNGYPDPTSGPHECMNPVPEGTSAPVSMETSTTVSMETSTTVSMETSTTVSMETSAGTIAPITDNTVKFLGMTLTTSDAEIGLNTTFALLVVSVFVAIGSLIGICMLKRK, encoded by the exons ATGAAGAGCCCATTGTGgctgctgtgtctgtttgtcttgtgTCTGCGTGAGTGTTGGAGCAACGGGGAGAATGGACAGGACTTCATGCTTCTTGCCGGGCCTCTAACAATGCAGTTCAGCACAGACGGTGGCGTGAATGATGCCCTTTATGACTGCAGTCACCCCATACCTCCTCGCTTTCGACAGTACTTCGAGTACCTGACAAGCAGAGGGGTGACTCACTTCAAAGTGCCGCTGTCATGGGCTCAACTGTTACCTACAGGCCGTCCTGACCAGCCCCAGCAGAGCGTAGTGACCTGTTACCGGAGCCTGCTCAAACAGCTGCTTCACGTGGGCCTTCAGCCTCTGGTTGTTCTTCATGGCTCCACTGTGCCTGAGGCTCTGAGGTCAAGGTATGGAGGCTGGGAGAGCCAGGAGCTGGTCAACAGGTTTCAACAGTATGCAGAGTTTGCCTTCCAGGAGTTTGGAGGTCTGGCACACTCGTGGGTGACACTGAGCGACCTGGGTGATGTTTGGCGTGAGTTAGAGTCTAAAGTTTCTCCCAAGCAAAACTTCCTCCAGCTCAACAGGGAAATCTACCGGGTCTATCATCAGTTGCATGAAGCAG GGGGACGTTTGTCACTTGGTCTGAAAGCTCAGGATTTGGGCATCATCCCTCAGATTAAAGACTCAACGACA ATGGATTTCCTTTCAGTACACACTGAATATCACTGTGCCTCCACTGCAGACTTTACAAATGATCTGAGGAACATACAG ATGTACAGTGGGAACTTGCCGATCCTCATCTACGAGATGACTGCTCCCGATTGCCCTTACGGTGACTTCAAGCTCCTCGGCAAGATCCTGCAAG TCCTGAACAACAATAACCTGAACATTGTGGGATTTGACATGAGGGACGTGCTAGGTACACTGGACATGCAGGATGCTGGAGTCAG CATTCCAGATTATACAGGGACGATAGAGTCCAGGAACACTTATCAGACTGTGTGGGATACATTCAAGGCCCAGCttacaacacagagagacagtttCCTGAATGAATCCTTCCCTGCTGACTTCCAGTGGGCCACCTCCAGTGAATCCTTCAAGGTTGAAGGTGGCTGGTCAGAAGGTGGAAAAGGGGAAACCATCTGGGACCGCTTTGGCCACCAAGACATGGCCTTTGCAAATCAGACAGCTGATCTAGCCTGTGACAGTTTCCACAAGGTGGATTATGATGTCTACCTCCTGCGAGGTCTTCATGTCACCACCTACCAGTTTTCCATCTCCTGGGCTCGTATTTTCCCTTCAGGCCACCgaagcagccaatcagagaaaGGGGCTCTCTACTATGACAAGTTGATCAATGCACTCATTGACTCTGGCATACAGCCTGTTGTCACTCTCTTCCACTGGGATCTGCCACAGGCACTGCAGGATCACGGTGGATGGACCAACACCTCCATTGTTGAAGCTTTCAAGGACTATGCAGACTTCTGCTTCTCCAGGTTTGGAGACAAGGTCAAGACCTGGAACACATTCAGTAGCCCCTGGGTGGTGAGCCATGCTGGGTACGGCACTGGTGAGCATCCTCCTGGAATAAAGGACTATGTGGTTGCATCCTATCAG GCCACTCACAATATACTGAAGTCCCATGCTGAGACTTGGCATGTCTACAATGACAAATACAGGGCAAAACAAGGAGGAAAAGTGGGCATAGCTTTGAATTCTGACTGGGCAGAGCCCAAAGACCCCTCCAGCCCTGAAGACATAGCAGCTGCAGATCGTTACCTGCAGTTCATGTTGGGCTGGTTTGCACATCCCATATTTGTAGATGGAGATTATCCTGCAACACTGAAGGCCCAAattgaagagaaaagaaaagagtgtcCCCTCTCTGAGCCGGCAAGGCTTCCAGTTTTCACCCctgaagagaaaaagaggataCGTGGAACAGCAGACTTTTTAGGTTTAAACCACTATACGTCCAGGCTGGTCAACAACAGTGATGGTGGCTGCACCCCTGGTCCTCAGGCGGTTGGTGACTTCCAGGCACATGTGGATCCATCATGGTCCTCTACAGCTTCTGACTGGATATATTCTGCACCCTGGGGTCTCCGAAGGCTCCTGAACTACATTTCCAAAGAATATCTAAATGTTACCAAAGTGCCTGTTCATATAACTGGGAATGGGATGCCAACCGATTACAAAGGGGACACACTCAAGGACACGAGCAGAATAGACTACATGAGGAGTTACATCAATGAGGCCCTGAAAG CTATACATCTGGATGGAGTAAATGTGCAGCGGTTTACTGTTCAGTCACTAATGGATGGTTTTGAGGGCCCACAAGGCTACAGTGAACGGTTTGGACTTCACCATGTCAACTTTGACCTGTCTGACAGACCCAGGACTCCAAAGCAGTCTGCCTATTTTTACTCTGAGGTTATTGAAAAGAACGGTTTTGCTTCCAAAAAACAGTTGGTTCATGTAAGAGAAGTGAACAACATGCAACCACATAGAGTTTCCCCAATGCCACCTTCCACAGTCCCATCTCAAGCCAAGGATGTCTGGAGGAAATTCTCGAGCCAAAGTAATTTTCAGAGAAAACTTTACCACTATGGTACTTTCCCTCATGGCTTCAGTTGGGGAGTATCATCATCAGCTTACCAGATTGAAGGTGGCTGGAATGCTGATGGAAAGGGGCCCAGTGTTTGGGATACATTCACCCAAAAACCTGGCAGTATTCCTGGTAATCCCACTGGTGATGTAGCCTGTGACAGCTACCACAGACTTGATGAAGACCTCTACATGCTGCGAGCTCTGAGGGCAAAGTCATACAGATTCTCTTTGTCCTGGTCCAGGATCTTTCCTGATGGTCGGCGGACCTCCATGAACCAGAAAGGTGTCGACTTCTACAACAGACTCATTGATGGTCTCTTAGCATATAATATCACCCCCATGGTGACACTCTATCACTGGGACCTCCCTCAAGCTCTGCAGACCATCAAAGGTTGGGACAACACAGAAatgattgacatttttaatgacttttgtgATTTCTGCTTTGCCACATTTGGGAACAGAGTGAAATTCTGGATGACCTTCAACCAGCCTTACACAATTGCATGGTCGGGATATGGACTTGGACAGATCCCACCAAATGTTAAAAGTCCAGCAATTGCGCCATACAGAGTTGCACACAACTTGATTAAAGCTCATGCTAAGGCCTACCATACATATGATGATAAGTACCGCAAATCCCAAGGTGGTCTAGTATCCATTGCTCTCAATGCTGACTGGATTGAACCTAAAGATGTTAACGTTCCCAGAGAGGTGGAGGCAGCTGATCGTGCGCTGCAGTTCCAACTTGGCTGGTTTGCTCACCCTATTTTCAAGAACGGTGACTATCCTGATGCAATGAAGTGGCAAGTTGGGAACAAAAGTGAACTTCAGGGCCTTTCGGGATCAAGACTTCCTTCCTTCACTGATGAAGAGAAGAGTTTTATCAGGGGAACTGCTGACATGTTCTGCATAAACCACTACACAACAAAGATTTCAAGCCATGCTACTCTCAGGCTTACACCACAATCTTATGAATATGACAAGGATGTGTCAGAAGCAGAGGAAGGTGATTCACCCACTACAGCCATCAGTAACCAGAGAGCTGTCGCATGGGGCTTGAGAAGACTCCTCAACTGGATCAAAGAGGAGTATGGGGGGCCAGACATTTATATTACTGAGAATGGTGTATCTACAGATTCAAAAACCACTTGGGATGATTCTACTAGAGTATTCTATTTCAAGACCTATATTGATGAGGCTCTCAAAG CCCATGACCTTGATGGTGTGAAGGTGAAAGGCTACGTGGCTACATCCCTCATGGATTCCTTTGAGTGGCTTCATGGGTACAAAGTTGGATTTGGGTTGCACCATGTGGACTTCACCAACCCAAACCGACCAAGGACACCCAAGTACTCAGCTCATTACTACTATCAAGTCATGAGGGACAATGGTTTCCCCACACCAGATGATGAAAAAATGCTTTACGGTCATTTCCGTAAGAATTTCATTTGGAGTACTGCAACAGCATCATACCAG ATTGAAGGGGGATGGAGAGAAGATGGGAAAGGTCTCAGCATCTGGGACAAGTTTGCTCACACTCCTCTCAGAGTGTTCAATGATGATGACGGGGACATAGCATGTGACAGTTATCATAAAGTAGAGGAGGATGTTGCCATGTTGAAGCAACTTAAAGTGACCCACTATCGTTTCTCCATATCCTGGTCGAGGGTGCTTCCTGATGGCACCACCAAGCACATCAATGAGGCTGGCCTCAACTATTACCACAGATTGGTGGATGCACTACTTGCTGAAAACATCCAACCTCAC ATCACTCTCTACCACTGGGACCTTCCACAAGCTCTGCAGGATATTGGTGGCTGGGAGAATGACACCATTATTGCCAAATTCAGAGACTATGCTGATGTCATCTTTGGCAGGCTTGGTCCTAAAGTTAAATTTTGGATAACTATTAATGAGCCATACAATATAGCCAATGTAGGCCACGGCTATGGAGCAGCTGCCCCAG gcaTCAGTTTCCGACCAGGAACTGCTCCCTATAATGTGGGCCACAACCTGATTAAAGCCCATGCCGAGGCCTGGCACCTCTACAATGACAAGTACCGAGCCACACAGAAAGGAATTATCTCTATCACAATCAACTCTGACTGGTCAGAACCCAGAAACCCCTACAAGCAGGAGGATGTAGATGCTGCAAGACGTGTAGTGCAG TTCTATATTGGCTGGTTTGCCCATCCCATATTTAATGGAGACTACAGCCCCACAATGAAGACAATCATTCGGGAGCGAAGTTTAGCTGCTGGTCTGGCAAAATCTCG GCTGCCTGAGTTTTCTCCTGAAGAGATTAAGAGAATTAAGGGTACCCATGATTATTTTGCGTTCAACCATTACACCACAGTTCTAGCCTTCCCCGTGGATTACAAAAATCTCCAGCACTATGACGCAGATCG TGGTGCAGGGACAGTTGCTGATCGTACGTGGCTGGATTCGGGCTCAGGGTGGCTGAAGGTCTCACCGTTTGGATTCCGCAGGATTTTGAACTTTATAAAGCAGGAGTATGGAAATCCACCTATTATCATCACTGAGAATGGCGTCTCGGAGCGAGGGCCTGTTGACCTAAATGATATCCACAGGAGCCATTTCTATGAAAAATATATCAACCAGGTGCTAAAAG CCTACTTGCTAGATGGTGTGGATATCCGTGGTTACACAGCATGGTCACTGATGGACAACCTAGAATGGGCGACTGGCTATGAAGACAGATTTGGCCTTTTCTATGTCAACCGATCGGACCCTAAACTTCCCAGAGTGCCCAAGTCCTCTGTTAAACTCTACTCCACCATCATCACATGCAACGGATACCCTGACCCCACCTCAGGACCCCATGAGTGTATGAACCCTGTGCCTGAAG GAACTAGTGCACCTGTGTCTATGGAAACGAGTACAACAGTGTCTATGGAAACGAGTACAACAGTGTCTATGGAAACGAGTACAACAGTGTCTATGGAAACGAGTGCAGGAACGATTGCGCCGATCACTGACAACACGGTGAAATTCCTGGGAATGACTCTTACGACCAGTGATGCTGAGATTGGACTTAACACAACCTTTGCTCTACTggttgtttcagtgtttgtcgCTATTGGTTCATTAATTGGTATCTGCATGTTGAAAcgtaaatga
- the faima gene encoding fas apoptotic inhibitory molecule a yields the protein MSADLAGVWEVALSDGVHRIEFEHGTTTGKRVIYVDGKEILRRDWMFKLVGKEVFSVGQSETKATINIDAVSGFAYEYTLEINGKSLKKYMENRSKVTSTWVLNLDGTDCRVVLEKDTMDVWCNGQNIETAGEFVDDGTETHFTLGDHNCCVKAVSSGKRRDGIIHTLLVDGTEIAECTE from the exons ATGTCCGCGGATCTGGCTGGTGTGTGGGAGGTGGCGCTGAGCGATGGAGTCCACAGGATAGAGTTTGAACACGGCACGACCACCGGGAAGAGGGTCATCTACGTCGATGGAAAG GAGATACTTAGACGGGACTGGATGTTTAAGCTCGTGGGGAAGGAGGTGTTCAGCGTGGGCCAGTCAGAAACCAAAGCGACCATCAACATTGATGCAGTCAGTGGATTCGCCTACGAGTACACTTTGGAAATCAATGGGAAGAGCCTGAAGAAATACATGGAgaacaggtcaaaggtcaccagcACCTGGGTGCTCAACTTGGATGGCACAGACTGCAGAGTAGTGCTGG AGAAAGACACTATGGATGTTTGGTGTAATGGACAAAACATAGAAACTGCA GGTGAGTTCGTGGACGACGGCACGGAGACACACTTCACGCTCGGAGACCACAACTGCTGCGTGAAGGCCGTAAGCAGCGGCAAGAGACGAGACGGcatcattcacacgctgctcGTGGACGGCACAGAAATAGCCGAGTGCACAGAGTGA